One region of Exiguobacterium acetylicum genomic DNA includes:
- a CDS encoding CDP-glycerol glycerophosphotransferase family protein codes for MIEETLTPTLHAEVTYLELAGTTFRFEARLSGLADLLRAEQTLFENPTSQQQPELEEHDDEYIQSEPTEALIPLERAIVFRNKRNKRTFICRFPFEGDWTEEAFTGELNLNHITPTGRPLPMGYFDAFFAIVQGKTILHEAPFGDTRSLIPVAYRVDTKHSNALILLEYELVVQYSEYSNSLGFHSLKKGESKRLIQVIDRYKKWKKNMKKRAFKFRRFTFKAIYNVTKWTQPIQENKVILASDSRSDISGNFAYILDEVKRRDLDLDVKTFFKPNLQSRRDWRDKFALPYHLATAKTILVDDFYPMIYPLNIRKGSDLVQVWHAVGAFKTFGYSRLGKPGGPSANSLSHRNYTKAIVSSHNVARHYAEGFGLREDQVIATGIPRTDMFFDQPFIEEAKARIYEEYPIFKQKKVIMFAPTFRGNGAKSAYYDFDQLDLDALYEALHEEYVFVLKLHPFIRRRMEIPEVYADFFLDLTDHREINELLFVSDILITDYSSTCFEFSLLNRPMLFFAYDLEDYISKRDFYYDFEEFVPGPIVKTSDELIERIKNKDFEMHNVKAFAEYFFEHQDGKSSARFVDQILLGEKK; via the coding sequence TTGATCGAAGAGACACTGACCCCTACTTTACATGCTGAGGTCACCTACTTGGAATTAGCTGGAACGACGTTTCGTTTCGAAGCACGTTTAAGTGGATTGGCTGATTTATTGCGTGCCGAACAAACGTTATTTGAAAATCCTACATCGCAACAGCAACCTGAACTTGAGGAACATGACGATGAGTATATTCAGTCTGAACCTACTGAAGCATTAATACCGCTTGAACGTGCCATCGTCTTTCGTAATAAACGAAACAAACGGACGTTCATTTGCCGCTTTCCGTTCGAAGGTGACTGGACGGAAGAAGCCTTTACGGGCGAATTGAACCTGAATCATATCACGCCGACCGGTCGTCCACTGCCGATGGGCTATTTTGATGCGTTCTTCGCCATCGTCCAAGGAAAAACGATCTTACATGAAGCGCCTTTTGGTGATACGCGTTCGTTAATCCCGGTCGCTTACCGCGTCGATACAAAACACAGTAACGCCTTGATCTTACTCGAATATGAACTTGTCGTGCAGTATTCGGAATACAGCAACTCTTTAGGTTTCCATTCCCTGAAGAAAGGCGAATCGAAACGTCTAATCCAAGTCATCGATCGCTATAAGAAGTGGAAAAAGAATATGAAAAAGCGCGCGTTCAAGTTTCGTCGTTTCACCTTCAAGGCGATTTATAACGTCACGAAATGGACGCAACCAATCCAAGAGAACAAAGTCATCCTCGCTTCGGATTCACGGAGTGATATCAGTGGGAACTTTGCTTATATCTTGGATGAAGTCAAGCGTCGTGATCTCGATCTCGATGTGAAGACCTTCTTCAAACCAAATCTTCAGTCTCGTCGTGATTGGCGTGACAAATTTGCCTTGCCATACCATTTAGCGACAGCAAAAACGATTCTGGTCGATGACTTCTATCCGATGATCTATCCGTTGAACATTCGTAAAGGCAGTGATTTGGTTCAAGTCTGGCATGCCGTCGGCGCCTTCAAGACATTCGGGTACAGCCGCCTCGGAAAACCAGGTGGTCCAAGCGCGAACTCGCTCAGTCATCGAAACTATACGAAAGCGATCGTCAGCTCCCATAATGTCGCCCGTCATTATGCTGAAGGCTTCGGGTTACGGGAAGATCAAGTCATCGCGACCGGTATTCCACGGACGGATATGTTCTTCGATCAACCGTTCATCGAGGAAGCAAAAGCACGTATCTATGAGGAATATCCCATCTTCAAACAAAAGAAAGTCATCATGTTCGCACCGACGTTCCGAGGAAATGGTGCGAAGAGTGCCTATTATGATTTTGATCAACTTGATCTCGATGCGCTGTACGAAGCACTTCATGAGGAGTACGTCTTCGTCCTTAAACTGCATCCATTCATCCGCCGCCGGATGGAGATTCCGGAAGTCTACGCTGACTTCTTCCTCGATTTGACGGATCATCGTGAAATCAATGAGTTGCTGTTCGTCTCAGACATCTTGATTACGGATTACTCATCAACGTGTTTCGAGTTCTCCCTATTGAATCGACCGATGTTGTTCTTCGCGTATGACCTTGAGGACTACATCTCAAAACGTGATTTCTATTACGACTTCGAAGAATTCGTTCCGGGTCCAATCGTCAAGACATCGGACGAATTGATTGAACGGATTAAAAACAAAGACTTCGAAATGCATAACGTCAAAGCATTCGCAGAGTATTTCTTTGAACATCAAGACGGGAAATCGAGCGCCCGGTTCGTTGATCAAATCCTTCTGGGTGAGAAAAAATGA
- a CDS encoding IspD/TarI family cytidylyltransferase → MIYAAILAGGKGTRMGNVDRPKQFLSIGERPIIVHTVEKFLLHEDFDRIIIVTPTAWINYTRDILEKYIGKDERLVITPGGQDRNESIMAAVNWIEEKNGLSEEDIIVTHDAVRPFLTHRIIKENIEAAQEFGSCDTVISAIDTIVASTNGKTITDIPVRDQMYQGQTPQSFQITKLKSHYESLSTEERAILTDACKILLLKGEDVALVTGELFNIKVTTPYDLRIANAILKERIHQ, encoded by the coding sequence ATGATTTATGCAGCCATTTTAGCTGGAGGAAAAGGAACACGGATGGGGAATGTCGATCGACCGAAACAATTCTTATCGATCGGAGAACGTCCAATCATCGTCCATACAGTAGAGAAATTCCTATTACATGAGGATTTTGACCGCATCATCATCGTCACACCGACTGCTTGGATTAACTATACGCGCGATATTTTGGAGAAATACATTGGAAAAGATGAACGCCTCGTCATTACACCGGGTGGACAGGATCGTAATGAATCGATCATGGCAGCGGTGAACTGGATCGAAGAGAAAAACGGTCTGTCTGAGGAAGATATCATCGTCACACACGACGCCGTCCGTCCGTTCTTAACGCATCGCATCATTAAAGAAAACATTGAAGCAGCGCAAGAGTTCGGTTCATGCGACACGGTCATTTCAGCAATCGATACGATCGTCGCGTCAACGAACGGTAAAACGATCACGGATATTCCGGTTCGTGATCAAATGTATCAAGGGCAGACACCACAAAGTTTCCAGATCACGAAGTTGAAATCGCATTATGAGTCGCTTTCAACGGAAGAACGAGCGATTTTGACGGATGCGTGTAAGATCCTTCTTCTGAAAGGGGAAGATGTCGCGCTCGTCACAGGGGAACTGTTCAACATTAAAGTGACGACACCATACGACCTACGGATTGCAAATGCTATCTTGAAGGAGCGGATTCATCAATGA
- a CDS encoding ribitol-5-phosphate dehydrogenase, with protein sequence MINQVYQLVAPRQIEVTYDERSLNTDRVVVRPTYLSICHADQRYFTGSRSAEVLAKKLPMAMIHEGIGKVVHDPSGTFKKGTLVAMVPNTPTEEDDIIGENYLRTSRFRSSGYDGYMQDYVFLKADRLVEVPADLDPEVAAFTELVSVSVHALTRFEKIAHPRRETFGVWGDGNLGFITALLLRKLYPEAKLLVFGKTQSKLDYFSFADETYHIDQIPADVSFNHGFECVGGIGSQYAINQMIDYIIPEGTMALLGVSEDAVAINTRMILEKGLRVYGSSRSTPADFARTMELYQAHPDIPAYLSNLVSGVFQIRQIEDIHKAFENDLTNRFGKTVMEWCM encoded by the coding sequence ATGATTAACCAAGTCTATCAACTCGTCGCCCCGCGTCAAATCGAAGTGACGTATGATGAACGGTCATTGAATACCGATCGTGTTGTCGTGCGTCCAACGTATTTATCGATTTGTCACGCGGATCAACGCTACTTCACGGGTAGCCGTAGTGCGGAAGTATTGGCGAAAAAATTACCGATGGCCATGATTCATGAAGGCATCGGAAAAGTCGTACATGATCCGAGTGGAACATTCAAGAAGGGAACACTCGTCGCGATGGTTCCGAATACACCGACGGAAGAAGATGACATCATCGGTGAAAACTATTTGCGAACGAGTCGTTTCCGTTCGAGTGGATACGATGGCTATATGCAAGACTATGTGTTCTTAAAAGCAGATCGTCTTGTCGAAGTACCGGCTGATCTTGACCCTGAAGTCGCGGCATTCACTGAACTCGTTAGTGTATCGGTCCATGCCTTGACTCGTTTCGAAAAGATTGCCCATCCGCGTCGGGAGACGTTCGGAGTGTGGGGGGACGGGAACCTTGGCTTCATCACAGCACTCTTGCTACGTAAGTTGTATCCGGAAGCGAAATTACTCGTCTTTGGCAAAACGCAGTCGAAGCTTGACTATTTCTCGTTTGCAGACGAGACGTACCACATCGACCAGATTCCAGCCGATGTCTCCTTCAACCACGGTTTCGAATGTGTTGGGGGAATTGGCAGCCAATATGCGATCAATCAGATGATCGACTATATCATTCCGGAAGGCACGATGGCGTTACTTGGCGTATCAGAAGATGCCGTCGCGATCAACACGCGGATGATTCTTGAAAAAGGACTTCGTGTCTACGGTTCAAGTCGGAGTACACCGGCTGATTTCGCACGGACGATGGAATTGTATCAAGCACATCCTGATATTCCAGCTTATTTATCGAACCTGGTTTCAGGCGTATTCCAAATCCGACAAATCGAAGATATTCATAAAGCGTTTGAAAACGATTTGACGAACCGGTTCGGAAAGACGGTCATGGAATGGTGCATGTAA
- a CDS encoding CDP-glycerol glycerophosphotransferase family protein, which translates to MKQKIRLLQRRTVHYLLAMTYWLTKRLPIQPKKVVFATYRSDRLVDNFRAVYDELERRDLGYEYVFLLKRFPQSLAGQIQYVFHMMRATYELATARYFIIDDYYYPVYVSSLRKGTEVIQLWHACGAFKKFGYSVLDKSYSPDDDYLKMVQIHRNYSKVYVSGEACIAPYADAFGMEQKRIYPLGVPRTDQLLNTARQARVREKLYDRYPEWRKKRIILLAPTFRGNGQTTAHYDQELDFEKFRRELGPDTVLLLRMHPFVLNPPVVPDAYADQIINMTDYPDINDLMQIADILITDYSSVIFEFALLQKPMIFLVNDLQSYKAERDFYFPYETFVPGPIVSTFEDVIAWIKRGQFDTQKIETFANQFFTYQDGEATKRIVDHMLYDTIPEAPVYTKTPV; encoded by the coding sequence ATGAAACAAAAAATTCGGTTATTGCAACGACGGACGGTCCACTATCTGCTTGCTATGACGTACTGGTTGACGAAACGGCTACCGATTCAACCGAAAAAAGTCGTCTTTGCGACGTATCGTTCCGATCGTCTTGTCGATAACTTTCGTGCCGTCTACGATGAACTCGAACGACGCGACTTAGGGTATGAATACGTTTTTTTGTTAAAGCGATTCCCTCAATCGTTGGCGGGGCAAATCCAATACGTCTTTCATATGATGCGGGCGACGTACGAATTAGCGACTGCTCGTTACTTCATCATTGATGACTATTATTACCCTGTATATGTGTCGTCCTTACGGAAAGGAACAGAAGTCATTCAGCTATGGCATGCTTGTGGAGCCTTTAAAAAGTTCGGCTATAGTGTGCTTGATAAATCCTATTCGCCGGATGATGATTATTTGAAGATGGTCCAGATTCACCGGAACTATAGCAAGGTCTATGTTTCCGGTGAAGCATGTATCGCACCATATGCGGATGCTTTCGGAATGGAGCAGAAACGGATCTATCCCTTAGGGGTTCCACGGACGGATCAGCTACTGAACACAGCACGCCAAGCCCGTGTTCGAGAAAAGTTGTATGACCGATATCCAGAATGGCGCAAGAAACGAATCATCTTACTCGCACCGACGTTCCGAGGAAATGGACAGACAACGGCACATTACGATCAAGAGCTCGATTTTGAGAAGTTCCGTCGTGAGCTTGGACCGGATACAGTCCTCTTGCTTCGCATGCACCCGTTTGTTCTTAATCCACCAGTCGTACCGGACGCGTATGCGGATCAAATCATTAATATGACAGACTATCCGGACATCAATGATTTGATGCAGATTGCGGATATTCTGATTACGGATTATTCGTCTGTCATCTTCGAGTTTGCCTTGTTGCAGAAGCCGATGATTTTTCTCGTCAACGATTTGCAGTCATATAAAGCAGAACGCGATTTCTACTTTCCATACGAAACCTTCGTGCCGGGACCAATCGTGTCGACGTTTGAAGACGTCATTGCTTGGATTAAACGTGGACAATTCGATACACAGAAAATCGAGACATTCGCGAATCAGTTCTTTACGTATCAGGATGGAGAAGCGACCAAACGAATCGTCGACCATATGTTATATGACACGATTCCAGAGGCGCCTGTCTATACGAAAACACCAGTGTGA
- a CDS encoding nitroreductase family protein: MHAQQVIETRRSIRSYTEQPVPVELVEALLDTAIYAPNHKLREPWRFVLAIEDGQTRYVDALMELLTARGQFETKTSEQRQQAEQKLREVPVYLTVLCQVQGTPDQQLEDTLATAAMIQNLQLVATERGLGCCWKSGKHWFTPEYASLVDASENERVLGVIQIGWPAIVPPVKPRTSAKDKLTHF; this comes from the coding sequence ATGCATGCCCAACAAGTGATCGAAACACGCCGGTCGATCCGGTCCTATACGGAACAACCCGTTCCGGTCGAATTGGTAGAAGCATTACTCGACACGGCGATTTATGCCCCGAATCATAAATTAAGAGAGCCTTGGCGCTTTGTTCTCGCAATCGAAGACGGACAAACACGGTATGTCGATGCCTTGATGGAATTGCTGACAGCGCGTGGTCAATTCGAGACGAAAACGTCTGAACAACGTCAACAGGCTGAACAAAAATTACGGGAAGTTCCGGTTTATTTAACGGTACTTTGTCAGGTACAAGGGACACCGGATCAACAGCTCGAGGATACACTTGCAACAGCTGCGATGATTCAAAACCTGCAGTTGGTAGCAACAGAACGAGGTCTTGGGTGTTGCTGGAAGAGCGGGAAACACTGGTTCACACCAGAGTATGCCTCACTCGTTGACGCTTCTGAAAACGAACGCGTTCTCGGCGTCATTCAAATCGGCTGGCCTGCCATCGTTCCACCTGTCAAACCGAGAACGTCCGCAAAGGACAAGTTGACGCACTTTTAA
- a CDS encoding DHA2 family efflux MFS transporter permease subunit, producing MSTTFLFGYSAFTILIIIGVNWIARRSRSSDTALATDGPTLEESLEAEPTMTVTPPVAAPSKQVSTENVSIPKVLTVLLIGMFIAILNQTLINVALPVLINDFNVSTSTAQWLTTGFMLVNGILIPISAFLMRSYTFRQLFLASMTLFFFGSVICSMAMNFPVMMIGRVVQAAGAGILMPLGSNVFMTLFPPHKRGAAMGMLGIAMILAPAVGPTITGYVIQNYDWHVMFYAMSFFGLVTLLLGTAWFRLTQPLSKPSFDALGVLFSTIGFGSLLYGFSEAGNDGWDSPIVISTIVIGLIGIAAFAMRELSMEDPMLNIRVLKVPEFSFTLFINVIVTMALFGGMLLLPIYLQSIRGFSPVDSGLLLLPGSLIMGITGPIAGRLFDRFGIRPLAIFGLTLMTYGTWELTQLNMDTSYYSIMGIYMLRSFGMAFIMMPIMTAGMNALPMKMIPHGNATQNTLRQVAGSIGTAILVTVMTRQTTAHLADDANQFTTLDPTLSQHLNDLGQQLGSSQAASTSWFTMLTKQATIQGITDAFWIATVLSALALILSFFLHGKKEPNLD from the coding sequence ATGTCTACTACCTTCTTGTTCGGATACAGTGCGTTCACGATTCTGATCATTATCGGCGTCAACTGGATCGCCCGTCGAAGTCGCTCATCCGACACGGCGCTGGCGACGGACGGACCGACTCTTGAGGAATCCCTCGAGGCGGAACCGACGATGACCGTGACACCACCAGTCGCAGCACCTTCTAAGCAGGTATCGACTGAAAACGTCAGTATTCCGAAAGTACTGACGGTCTTACTCATCGGTATGTTCATTGCTATTTTGAACCAAACGTTGATCAATGTCGCGTTACCGGTTCTGATCAATGACTTTAACGTGTCGACGTCCACTGCCCAGTGGTTGACGACGGGCTTCATGCTCGTCAACGGGATTTTGATTCCGATTAGTGCCTTTTTGATGCGAAGCTATACGTTCCGCCAGCTGTTTCTCGCTTCGATGACACTGTTTTTCTTCGGATCGGTCATCTGTTCGATGGCAATGAACTTCCCGGTCATGATGATCGGTCGTGTCGTTCAGGCAGCGGGGGCTGGTATCTTGATGCCACTCGGATCAAACGTCTTCATGACATTGTTCCCACCGCATAAGCGCGGTGCTGCCATGGGAATGCTCGGAATCGCGATGATTCTGGCTCCTGCTGTCGGACCTACGATCACGGGATATGTCATCCAAAACTATGACTGGCACGTCATGTTTTATGCGATGTCGTTCTTTGGATTAGTGACATTGTTACTCGGTACAGCCTGGTTCCGCCTGACGCAGCCACTCTCGAAACCTTCTTTCGACGCACTGGGCGTCTTATTTAGTACGATCGGATTCGGGAGTCTCCTTTACGGATTCAGTGAAGCCGGGAATGACGGCTGGGATAGCCCGATCGTCATCAGCACGATCGTCATCGGCTTAATTGGAATTGCTGCTTTTGCAATGCGTGAGCTGTCGATGGAAGATCCAATGTTGAATATTCGTGTGTTAAAGGTTCCGGAATTTTCGTTCACCCTCTTCATCAATGTCATCGTCACGATGGCCTTGTTCGGCGGGATGTTGCTTTTACCGATTTACCTTCAAAGCATTCGCGGTTTTTCACCGGTCGATTCAGGTCTTCTCCTTTTGCCCGGATCACTGATCATGGGAATCACCGGACCGATTGCCGGTCGTTTATTTGACCGCTTCGGTATTCGACCGCTCGCTATCTTCGGTTTGACGTTGATGACGTACGGGACATGGGAATTGACGCAATTAAACATGGATACGTCGTATTATTCCATCATGGGCATCTACATGCTTCGGTCATTCGGTATGGCATTCATCATGATGCCAATCATGACTGCCGGTATGAACGCTTTACCGATGAAGATGATCCCACACGGAAACGCGACCCAAAACACACTTCGTCAAGTCGCCGGCTCCATCGGAACGGCAATTCTCGTCACCGTCATGACCCGTCAAACGACGGCTCACTTGGCAGACGACGCGAATCAGTTTACGACGCTCGACCCGACGCTTTCGCAACATTTAAACGATCTTGGACAACAGTTGGGTAGCTCACAAGCCGCTTCAACGAGTTGGTTTACGATGCTGACGAAACAAGCGACGATCCAAGGAATCACCGATGCGTTCTGGATTGCTACCGTCTTATCTGCGCTTGCACTGATTCTGTCCTTCTTCTTGCACGGAAAAAAAGAACCGAATCTGGATTGA
- a CDS encoding HlyD family secretion protein encodes MSMKKLLIINIVTLIVLIGGGVVGYYYYDQATSYVKTDNAKIDGKMITVASPSAGKLTDWSAKTGESLASGATVGHVMTAQAGQKPTDLSVSMPSKATIVQSMATKNGFVAAGTPLAYGFDLNDLWVTANIEETEIDEIKVGQTVDVYVDSYPDTTLSGEVEQIGMTTASTFSMMPSSNGNANYTKVAQVIPVKVSLSQEKSLDIRPGMNVTVRIHKD; translated from the coding sequence ATGAGTATGAAAAAATTATTGATCATCAATATCGTGACACTCATCGTTTTAATCGGTGGTGGTGTTGTCGGATACTACTATTACGATCAAGCAACGAGCTATGTCAAAACAGACAATGCGAAAATCGACGGTAAGATGATAACGGTTGCGAGCCCAAGCGCTGGTAAATTAACAGACTGGTCTGCGAAAACAGGCGAATCACTTGCCAGTGGCGCAACAGTCGGACACGTCATGACGGCACAAGCCGGACAAAAACCGACGGATCTCTCGGTTTCAATGCCCTCAAAAGCAACGATCGTTCAGTCGATGGCGACAAAGAACGGCTTCGTCGCAGCAGGTACACCTCTTGCATATGGTTTTGACTTAAACGACCTTTGGGTCACAGCGAACATCGAAGAAACAGAAATCGATGAAATCAAAGTCGGACAAACAGTGGATGTTTACGTCGACAGCTACCCGGACACGACACTTTCTGGTGAAGTCGAGCAAATCGGTATGACGACGGCTTCCACGTTCTCAATGATGCCTTCTTCAAACGGAAATGCGAACTACACGAAAGTCGCACAAGTCATTCCTGTTAAAGTCTCACTCTCGCAAGAAAAATCACTCGACATTCGACCTGGTATGAATGTGACCGTCCGCATTCATAAGGATTAA
- a CDS encoding TetR/AcrR family transcriptional regulator codes for MNESRDPRPKRSRDRITMELFRLLKTHSFSSITVKMLTDGAGVNRSTFYAHYTDKYDLLDQVVEEQMKALEQAIRITGTGIVFPTVEQVSRYFARLFIHIEENELFYQTMLVQGPIKTFISRFLDTLKENYRIVFRPQITEEATFVDRDLLLNYVIGGQLGLLISWLRNGRPYSSEYMAEQLSRMIVFGTVESIGFPKETE; via the coding sequence ATGAATGAGAGCCGTGATCCCCGACCAAAACGGTCACGTGACCGTATTACGATGGAATTATTTCGTTTACTGAAGACGCACAGCTTCTCGAGCATTACTGTCAAAATGTTGACGGATGGAGCAGGTGTGAATCGTTCGACCTTCTACGCACACTATACGGATAAGTATGATTTGCTCGACCAAGTCGTTGAGGAGCAAATGAAAGCACTTGAACAAGCGATTCGGATCACGGGTACAGGAATTGTCTTTCCGACAGTCGAGCAGGTGAGTCGCTATTTTGCTCGTTTGTTCATTCATATCGAAGAAAATGAACTATTCTATCAGACGATGCTCGTTCAAGGACCGATCAAAACGTTCATCTCTCGTTTTCTCGATACATTGAAAGAGAATTATCGAATTGTGTTTCGACCGCAAATCACAGAAGAAGCTACGTTCGTCGATCGGGACTTATTATTGAACTATGTTATTGGTGGACAGTTAGGATTGTTGATTTCTTGGTTACGAAACGGTCGACCGTATTCATCAGAATACATGGCAGAACAATTAAGTCGGATGATTGTTTTCGGAACGGTTGAAAGCATCGGTTTTCCTAAAGAGACGGAATGA
- a CDS encoding diguanylate cyclase produces the protein MNQFIINFCLLFTTITLLFLPFRNQPRISLNSKWSIRLILGAVSGLIAVLLMFNGIQIDVARVDLRIVPVAIAMLFGGFPSAIVAGAMIIGTRYFLTPVDQMEGFYLSTLIIVLFITTIGIIRRFVHVSMRHFQLMVLVGILYSLPAIYILTHSWSTFFKISIAYVFFNLLAGFVAFRLLTELRRHFENIQYQQKLAMTDALTGLANRRRLDDSLSLVGSTDQGYSLVLIDIDFFKHVNDTYGHDAGDDVLRQLGMTLASLTRPDDLVGRYGGEEFLIILPSTSAKEAQKIAELARLTVARNLFPTADVPDLQITISLGISHSSGSHTSLEALQQADKALYYSKESGRNRSTIYTKELAFRQA, from the coding sequence ATGAATCAATTCATCATTAACTTTTGTCTACTGTTCACAACGATTACTCTCTTGTTCTTACCGTTTCGGAATCAACCGCGTATTTCATTGAACTCCAAATGGAGCATTCGACTTATACTCGGAGCAGTCTCTGGTCTGATTGCGGTCTTATTAATGTTCAATGGGATCCAAATCGATGTCGCCCGTGTTGATTTACGTATCGTTCCCGTCGCGATCGCCATGCTGTTCGGTGGTTTCCCAAGCGCCATCGTTGCAGGAGCAATGATCATCGGGACACGTTACTTTTTAACACCAGTTGATCAAATGGAAGGATTTTATTTATCTACGCTGATCATCGTCTTATTCATCACGACGATTGGGATCATTCGTCGATTCGTCCATGTCTCGATGCGTCATTTTCAACTTATGGTGTTGGTCGGTATTCTCTATTCGTTACCCGCCATCTACATCTTGACGCACAGCTGGTCGACATTCTTTAAAATCTCGATTGCGTACGTCTTCTTTAATTTATTAGCTGGCTTTGTTGCCTTTCGATTACTGACGGAATTACGCCGTCACTTCGAAAACATCCAGTATCAGCAGAAACTCGCCATGACGGATGCTTTGACAGGGCTCGCCAATCGCCGTCGTCTGGATGACTCGCTATCGCTTGTCGGTTCGACCGATCAAGGCTATTCACTTGTGCTCATCGATATCGATTTCTTCAAGCATGTCAATGATACATATGGTCATGATGCGGGCGATGATGTGTTACGCCAACTCGGCATGACTCTCGCTTCCTTGACGCGTCCAGACGACCTCGTCGGACGGTACGGTGGTGAAGAATTTTTAATCATCTTACCAAGTACTTCGGCGAAAGAAGCGCAAAAAATAGCAGAACTAGCTCGGTTGACGGTCGCACGTAACCTGTTCCCGACAGCAGATGTACCTGATCTGCAAATCACGATCTCACTTGGGATTTCACATTCTAGTGGTTCGCACACGTCACTTGAAGCATTACAACAGGCAGATAAAGCGTTGTATTACTCAAAAGAAAGCGGACGGAACCGGAGTACGATTTATACGAAAGAACTTGCATTCCGACAAGCTTAA
- a CDS encoding MarR family winged helix-turn-helix transcriptional regulator, with translation MPQERDLLTYRLEEQMRVILRTLRRELNRLFEGTATRSEFFILRSLSENGPQRPTLLAEQFELATSQVTALTDKLYKQGYVTRTRSTEDRRSIVLALTEDGERAFRDLEIVRKNYLQDRFGTLTEEELETMVHVFDKILQTMDEDTLTSSS, from the coding sequence ATGCCACAGGAACGTGATTTGCTAACTTATCGACTCGAAGAACAAATGCGTGTCATTCTTCGTACCCTGCGACGTGAACTTAACCGGCTATTTGAAGGAACGGCGACTCGGAGTGAATTTTTCATCTTACGAAGCCTTTCTGAAAATGGTCCTCAGCGCCCGACGCTTCTTGCGGAACAATTTGAGCTCGCGACGAGTCAAGTCACTGCTTTGACGGATAAGCTGTATAAACAAGGATATGTCACACGGACACGTTCGACGGAAGATCGTCGTTCAATCGTACTCGCTTTGACGGAGGACGGGGAACGTGCATTTCGGGATCTCGAAATCGTCCGGAAAAACTATTTACAAGACCGCTTCGGTACATTGACCGAAGAAGAGCTCGAAACGATGGTTCATGTCTTTGATAAAATTTTACAGACGATGGATGAGGATACCCTTACTTCATCTTCTTAA